From the genome of Hymenobacter sp. PAMC 26628, one region includes:
- a CDS encoding threonine ammonia-lyase, with translation MDFVTLSDIEQAQVRLRGLARHTPLLPLAVPELPEEAVYLKAESLQPIGSFKIRGAANRILALSAEERAQGVIAYSSGNHAQGVAYAARALGLSAVIVMPTNAPAVKVAATRALGAEVVLYDPAHERREDVAARLQAQRPRILVPPFDDSYVIAGQGTAGLEIFRDLPEVELVLAPVGGGGLLSGLAVALKALKPSIKIIGVEPELAADAQASLRAGHVVEWPAADTNRTLADGVRTLRLSELTFRHIRTYADDIVTVSEADLRRAAHRLLTEARVVVEPTAALPLAALLRHRATLPPSRHTVLLLSGGNVDPATLADLLADPVGD, from the coding sequence ATGGACTTCGTTACTTTATCCGATATTGAGCAGGCCCAGGTGCGGCTGCGCGGCCTGGCCCGGCACACGCCGCTGCTGCCGCTGGCCGTGCCCGAGCTGCCCGAGGAAGCCGTGTACCTCAAGGCCGAAAGCCTCCAGCCCATCGGCTCCTTCAAAATTCGCGGGGCGGCCAACCGCATCCTGGCCCTGTCGGCCGAAGAGCGGGCGCAGGGCGTCATCGCCTATTCCAGCGGCAACCACGCCCAGGGGGTGGCCTACGCCGCCCGCGCGCTGGGCTTGTCGGCCGTCATCGTGATGCCCACCAATGCCCCGGCCGTGAAGGTGGCCGCCACCCGGGCCCTGGGGGCCGAAGTGGTGCTGTACGATCCCGCCCACGAGCGGCGCGAAGACGTAGCCGCCCGCCTCCAGGCCCAGCGGCCGCGCATTCTGGTGCCGCCGTTCGACGACTCCTACGTAATTGCCGGGCAGGGTACGGCGGGGCTAGAAATTTTCCGGGACCTGCCGGAAGTAGAACTGGTGCTGGCCCCAGTGGGCGGCGGCGGCCTGCTCAGCGGCCTGGCCGTGGCCCTGAAGGCGCTGAAGCCCAGTATTAAAATTATCGGTGTAGAGCCCGAGCTGGCCGCCGATGCCCAGGCCTCGCTGCGCGCTGGCCACGTGGTGGAATGGCCGGCCGCCGACACCAATCGCACCCTGGCCGACGGCGTGCGCACGCTGCGGCTGAGCGAATTGACCTTTCGGCACATCCGCACGTATGCCGACGACATCGTGACCGTGAGCGAGGCCGACCTGCGCCGCGCCGCCCACCGCCTCCTCACCGAGGCTCGGGTAGTGGTGGAGCCCACGGCTGCCCTGCCGCTGGCGGCGCTGCTGCGCCACCGCGCTACACTGCCGCCCAGCCGCCACACGGTGCTGCTGCTCAGCGGCGGCAACGTGGACCCCGCCACGCTGGCCGATCTGCTAGCTGATCCTGTTGGCGACTAG
- a CDS encoding REP-associated tyrosine transposase, whose amino-acid sequence MSQKYKTHAGGLYFATMTVTGWIDLFTRADYADLVLDGLRHCIRHKGLRVYEFCVMPSHIHLLADLADDDKLLAHVLRDVKSYTAKELVKLIETHPQESRRPWLLHQLGFEGRHHGQVNKVWQNGSHPVGLTNPGQIKRCQHYIRQNPVVARLVTEAQHYPFSSACPGHGMPLTELGW is encoded by the coding sequence ATGTCACAAAAATACAAGACCCACGCCGGCGGCCTCTACTTCGCCACAATGACCGTTACGGGCTGGATAGACCTTTTTACCCGGGCCGACTACGCCGACCTGGTGCTGGACGGCTTGCGCCATTGCATCCGCCACAAGGGGCTGCGCGTGTATGAATTTTGCGTTATGCCCAGCCACATCCACTTGCTGGCCGACCTCGCAGACGACGACAAGCTGCTGGCCCACGTGCTGCGCGACGTAAAAAGCTACACCGCGAAAGAGCTGGTAAAGCTCATCGAAACCCACCCCCAGGAAAGCCGCCGCCCTTGGCTGCTGCACCAGCTCGGCTTCGAAGGCCGGCACCACGGGCAAGTGAACAAGGTGTGGCAAAACGGTTCGCACCCCGTCGGCCTCACCAATCCGGGGCAGATAAAGCGCTGCCAGCACTACATCCGGCAAAATCCCGTGGTGGCCCGCCTGGTCACCGAAGCGCAGCACTACCCCTTCAGCAGCGCTTGCCCCGGCCACGGCATGCCGCTCACGGAACTGGGTTGGTAG
- a CDS encoding sugar phosphate nucleotidyltransferase, translating into MKIIVPMAGMGKRMRPHTLTVPKPLVPIAGKPIVQRLVEDIAKVCGEPVDEVAFIIGRFGAAVEKQLQGIAESVGAKATIVYQDEPLGTAHAILCAKESLTGPLVVAFADTLFKADFTLDSTVAGTIWVQQVEDPRPFGVVKLNEQGQITDFVEKPVEFVSDLAIIGIYYFQDGEYLRKELQYLLDNDIKDKGEFQLTNALENMKNQGTTFVPGRVTEWLDCGNKDATVFTNQRYLEYLKERGESLVAASAIITNSVLIEPVYVGENAIITNSVVGPHVSLGDHANVRDSRLSNSIVQTSASLLNTVITNSMVGNHAVVAGTPDDLSLGDYNNLRV; encoded by the coding sequence ATGAAAATCATCGTTCCAATGGCGGGCATGGGCAAGCGCATGCGCCCCCACACCCTCACCGTGCCCAAGCCCCTGGTGCCCATCGCCGGCAAACCCATTGTGCAGCGCCTCGTGGAGGACATTGCCAAGGTGTGCGGCGAGCCCGTCGACGAAGTAGCGTTCATCATCGGGCGCTTCGGGGCGGCTGTGGAAAAGCAACTCCAGGGCATTGCCGAATCGGTGGGCGCCAAGGCCACCATTGTGTACCAGGACGAGCCGCTGGGCACGGCCCACGCCATCCTATGCGCCAAAGAGTCGCTGACGGGGCCCCTGGTGGTGGCCTTTGCTGACACGCTGTTCAAAGCCGACTTCACGCTCGATTCGACCGTGGCCGGCACCATTTGGGTGCAGCAGGTGGAAGACCCGCGCCCCTTCGGCGTGGTAAAGCTCAACGAGCAGGGCCAGATCACCGACTTCGTGGAGAAGCCCGTGGAATTTGTGTCCGACCTGGCCATCATCGGCATCTACTACTTCCAGGACGGCGAGTACCTGCGCAAAGAGCTGCAGTACCTGCTTGATAACGACATCAAGGACAAAGGCGAGTTCCAGCTCACCAACGCCTTGGAAAACATGAAAAACCAGGGTACTACGTTCGTGCCCGGCCGCGTGACGGAGTGGCTCGACTGCGGCAACAAAGACGCCACGGTGTTCACCAACCAGCGCTACCTGGAGTACCTCAAGGAGCGCGGCGAATCGCTGGTGGCCGCGTCGGCCATCATCACCAACTCGGTGCTGATCGAGCCGGTGTACGTGGGCGAGAACGCCATCATTACCAATTCGGTGGTGGGGCCCCACGTGAGCCTGGGCGACCACGCCAACGTGCGCGACTCGCGCCTGAGTAACTCCATTGTGCAAACCTCGGCCTCGCTGCTCAACACGGTCATCACCAACTCGATGGTGGGCAACCACGCCGTGGTGGCCGGCACCCCCGACGACCTGAGCCTGGGCGACTACAACAACCTGCGCGTGTGA
- the dut gene encoding dUTP diphosphatase, translating into MQIPVVNRSRHPLPEYQTDHAAGLDLRAFLDAPVTLGPLERALIPTGLAVAIPVGFEGQVRPRSGLALRHGIALVNSPGTIDADYRGEIGVLLVNLSNVPFEVRDGERVAQLVVARHETIAWQPAETLAPTGRGTGGYGSTGAG; encoded by the coding sequence ATGCAGATACCCGTCGTCAACCGCTCGCGCCACCCGTTGCCCGAATACCAAACCGACCACGCCGCCGGCCTCGACCTGCGCGCCTTCCTCGACGCGCCCGTGACGCTGGGGCCCCTGGAGCGGGCCCTGATTCCGACGGGGCTGGCGGTGGCCATTCCGGTGGGGTTTGAGGGGCAGGTGCGGCCCCGCAGCGGCCTGGCCCTGCGCCACGGCATTGCCCTGGTGAACAGCCCCGGCACCATCGACGCCGACTACCGCGGCGAAATTGGGGTGCTGCTGGTGAACCTCTCCAACGTGCCCTTCGAGGTGCGCGACGGCGAGCGGGTAGCCCAATTGGTGGTGGCCCGCCACGAAACCATCGCCTGGCAACCCGCCGAAACCCTGGCCCCCACCGGGCGCGGCACCGGCGGCTACGGCAGCACCGGCGCAGGGTAG
- a CDS encoding LytR/AlgR family response regulator transcription factor — protein MTVSPNQELVQPPVAGGAEVLAAAPPQLFADLVHLAAVACGVPHALVALAGPGALAVQARHGRATGMPELDKFCRALLGPEPTAADTDGVATSLSHTHFCAGVAFQGPGGELLGVLGVGAPTPLALADDQREALACLARRATDYVAQGLAQRALADQQQLAAVFRVAGAAGPVQRPELYVKQDARLLRVLPADVTHFEALGDYVNLYTVRERFTVYGTMKDMEARLPATDFARVHRKYIIRLDRLLTLEGDTVLLDAGPGAPAGRPATAVPIGSSYRAALLARLHVL, from the coding sequence ATGACCGTTTCCCCAAATCAGGAACTGGTTCAGCCGCCCGTGGCCGGCGGCGCCGAAGTGCTGGCAGCTGCCCCGCCCCAGCTTTTCGCCGATTTAGTGCACCTGGCCGCCGTAGCATGCGGCGTGCCGCACGCGCTGGTGGCCCTGGCCGGACCCGGGGCCCTAGCCGTGCAGGCCCGGCACGGGCGGGCAACGGGCATGCCCGAGTTAGACAAATTTTGCCGGGCCTTGCTGGGGCCTGAGCCCACAGCGGCGGACACCGATGGGGTGGCTACCAGCTTGTCGCACACCCACTTTTGCGCCGGCGTTGCGTTTCAGGGCCCGGGGGGGGAGCTGCTGGGTGTGCTGGGCGTGGGGGCCCCTACCCCGCTGGCCCTCGCCGATGACCAGCGCGAGGCCTTGGCCTGCCTGGCCCGGCGGGCCACCGACTACGTGGCCCAGGGCCTGGCCCAGCGGGCTTTGGCCGACCAGCAGCAGTTGGCGGCGGTGTTTCGGGTGGCCGGCGCGGCCGGACCAGTGCAGCGGCCCGAGCTGTACGTGAAGCAGGATGCCCGCCTGCTGCGCGTGCTCCCTGCCGATGTGACGCACTTCGAGGCGCTGGGCGACTACGTGAACCTGTACACTGTGCGGGAACGCTTCACCGTGTACGGCACCATGAAGGACATGGAAGCGCGCCTGCCCGCCACCGATTTCGCCCGTGTCCACCGCAAATACATCATTCGCCTCGACCGCCTGCTGACCCTCGAAGGCGACACCGTATTGCTCGACGCCGGCCCCGGGGCCCCAGCCGGCCGGCCCGCCACGGCCGTGCCCATCGGCAGCTCTTACCGGGCGGCGCTGCTGGCCCGCCTCCACGTGCTGTAG
- a CDS encoding YybH family protein produces MNKFLATPLTALVFGLARQLAVAQQPDTLKDRQALALLVTNYENAWNRHDAQGLAAQYHPDATWVNWFGAYSKGRPDIQAHYATVHGTYFKTSHYYTRSVEDLTFVKPDVAIMHVRTGLSGDTRYPNQTFEFRRTLVLTKRNGTWGILAGQNAKLNDGIK; encoded by the coding sequence ATGAACAAGTTTCTGGCTACCCCCTTGACGGCCCTCGTTTTCGGGCTGGCGCGCCAGTTGGCGGTTGCACAACAACCCGACACCTTGAAGGACCGGCAGGCCTTGGCGTTGCTCGTCACGAACTATGAAAATGCGTGGAACCGCCACGATGCGCAAGGCCTCGCCGCCCAGTACCACCCCGACGCGACTTGGGTCAACTGGTTCGGAGCGTACTCAAAGGGCCGGCCCGACATCCAGGCGCACTACGCCACCGTGCACGGCACGTACTTCAAAACGTCGCACTACTACACCCGGTCCGTCGAAGACCTGACATTCGTGAAACCCGACGTAGCCATCATGCACGTGCGCACCGGCCTGAGCGGCGACACGCGCTACCCCAACCAAACCTTTGAGTTCCGCCGCACGCTGGTGCTCACCAAGCGGAACGGAACCTGGGGCATTTTGGCGGGCCAGAACGCCAAGCTGAACGACGGAATAAAATGA
- a CDS encoding tetratricopeptide repeat protein encodes MRAALVVFLLLLPAWAARAQAPADRPSLSRAERRAIAKQQREADKAQAAAKKDAPAAPVLSERDREVSESLFVDGVKYVLLEDYPKALDRLGKAYSFNPTNAALNYKLAEASLLSGNLRDATNYGSAAVRLDPKNAYYYLLLAQAQASQKQYDAATRTYAALVKEVPNSGGYLFNLSDLYLAQGKLPEALATLAQAEQQFGPSDEVSFKKQQIYLKQNKLDLALAEGNKLVAANPDQPRYVLAQAQMYAANNRLPDAIRLAQEALKLDPGNAGAHLLLADAYRQQKQAEASEKELRLAFDSPALDIDNAVRILASYLKQLPNPALNQLALDLAAATVRTHPKEAKAYALSGDVQTLTGHKREARNAYLRALKYDNTRYQVWQQVVLLDAELSQTDSLLVHSERALELFPNQASMWFFNGTGLLMKKQPQQAVASLEHGRKLATDTPELLAQFDSQLGDAYHAMKDYEKSDAAYDAALAIDANNWAVLNNYSYYLSLRGQKLDKAKEMAGRVVKEFPASDTYLDTYAWVLYKQKDYAGARTALETALKTTKDASVIEHYGDVLYQLGEKEPALAAWQRARKAGGGASEFLDRKIRDHKLYE; translated from the coding sequence ATGCGCGCTGCCCTGGTTGTTTTTCTTTTGCTGCTGCCGGCCTGGGCCGCCCGCGCCCAAGCGCCGGCCGACCGCCCGTCGCTGAGCCGGGCCGAGCGCCGGGCCATTGCCAAGCAGCAGCGCGAGGCCGATAAGGCCCAGGCTGCCGCCAAAAAAGACGCGCCCGCCGCGCCCGTACTGTCGGAGCGCGACCGCGAGGTGAGTGAGTCGCTGTTCGTGGACGGCGTGAAGTACGTGCTGCTGGAGGACTACCCCAAGGCCCTCGACCGCCTGGGCAAGGCGTACTCCTTCAACCCCACCAACGCGGCCCTGAACTACAAGCTGGCCGAAGCCAGCCTGCTGAGCGGCAACCTGCGCGACGCCACCAACTACGGCAGCGCCGCCGTGCGCCTCGACCCCAAGAATGCCTACTACTACCTGCTGCTGGCCCAGGCCCAGGCCAGCCAGAAGCAGTACGACGCCGCCACCCGCACCTACGCCGCCCTCGTGAAGGAAGTGCCCAACTCGGGTGGCTACCTCTTCAACCTGAGCGACTTGTACCTGGCGCAGGGCAAGCTGCCCGAGGCCCTGGCTACCCTGGCCCAGGCCGAGCAGCAGTTCGGGCCCAGCGACGAAGTATCGTTCAAAAAGCAGCAGATTTACCTCAAGCAAAACAAGTTGGACCTGGCCCTGGCCGAGGGCAACAAGCTGGTGGCGGCCAACCCCGACCAGCCCCGCTACGTGCTGGCCCAGGCCCAGATGTACGCCGCCAACAACCGCCTGCCCGACGCCATTCGCCTTGCCCAGGAGGCCCTTAAGCTCGACCCCGGCAACGCCGGGGCCCACCTGCTGCTGGCCGACGCCTACCGCCAGCAAAAGCAGGCCGAGGCCTCGGAGAAAGAGCTACGGCTGGCCTTTGATTCGCCGGCGCTGGACATTGACAACGCGGTGCGCATCTTGGCCAGCTACCTCAAGCAGCTGCCCAACCCAGCCTTGAACCAGCTGGCCCTGGACCTGGCCGCTGCCACCGTGCGCACCCACCCCAAAGAAGCCAAAGCCTACGCCCTGAGCGGCGACGTGCAAACCCTGACCGGCCACAAGCGCGAGGCCCGCAACGCCTACCTCAGGGCCCTGAAGTACGACAACACCCGCTACCAGGTATGGCAGCAGGTCGTGCTGCTCGACGCCGAGCTGAGCCAGACCGACTCGCTGCTGGTGCACTCGGAGCGGGCCCTGGAGCTATTTCCCAACCAGGCGTCGATGTGGTTTTTCAACGGCACGGGCCTGCTGATGAAGAAGCAGCCGCAGCAGGCCGTGGCCTCGCTGGAACACGGCCGCAAATTGGCCACCGACACGCCGGAGCTGCTGGCTCAATTCGACTCGCAGCTCGGCGACGCGTACCACGCGATGAAGGACTACGAGAAGTCGGACGCCGCCTACGACGCGGCCCTGGCCATCGACGCCAACAACTGGGCGGTGCTGAATAACTACAGCTACTACCTGTCGCTGCGCGGCCAGAAGCTCGACAAAGCCAAGGAAATGGCCGGCCGCGTGGTGAAGGAGTTTCCCGCCAGCGACACCTACCTCGACACCTACGCCTGGGTGCTGTACAAGCAAAAAGACTACGCCGGGGCCCGCACGGCCCTGGAAACGGCCCTCAAAACCACCAAGGACGCCTCCGTCATCGAGCACTACGGCGACGTGCTGTACCAGCTCGGTGAAAAAGAGCCGGCCCTGGCCGCCTGGCAGCGCGCCCGCAAGGCCGGGGGGGGGGCCTCCGAATTCCTAGACCGCAAAATCCGCGACCATAAATTGTATGAATAA
- the tatA gene encoding twin-arginine translocase TatA/TatE family subunit, translated as MQQSLLFLGDIGGSELILIMVVILVFFGANKIPELARGLGKGIREFKDASSEIRNEFERAGQQPQQPYNPNPNYNPNPGYNPNYPAQPGAPHDPYAAQPTPGYEPHPVAGAPTEQPYVAPVLPPNLAPEGTQPRQPYSPPSV; from the coding sequence ATGCAACAGTCCCTTTTGTTTCTAGGTGACATCGGCGGCTCCGAGTTGATCCTCATCATGGTCGTCATCCTCGTGTTTTTCGGGGCCAACAAAATTCCTGAGTTGGCCCGGGGCCTCGGCAAAGGCATTCGCGAGTTTAAGGATGCCAGCAGCGAAATTCGTAACGAGTTTGAGCGCGCCGGCCAGCAGCCCCAGCAGCCGTACAATCCCAACCCTAATTACAACCCCAACCCCGGCTACAACCCCAATTACCCGGCGCAGCCCGGGGCCCCGCATGACCCCTACGCCGCCCAGCCTACTCCCGGCTACGAGCCGCACCCGGTAGCCGGGGCCCCTACCGAGCAGCCCTACGTGGCCCCCGTGTTGCCGCCCAACCTGGCCCCCGAAGGCACGCAGCCCCGGCAGCCCTACAGCCCGCCCAGCGTTTAG
- a CDS encoding murein hydrolase activator EnvC family protein, whose protein sequence is MAGLLVLCLWLGQALGAPAQHHPRRKKAAPTHSAKSRPAPARRRKTRVAVGPPAKSKAQLERERRANLQAIQEKSRALDQTQAKKKVTLGQLSVIKEQLVVKQDVIQNISTQLHGIDTNVHQTAQQVLQTQHSLAELKDEYARLLYTASKTANGFNQLMFLFAADSFNQFVLRLRYVRQYTEERQQQAARIRGTQVRLHEQLTGLTQQQRRKGALLNTQLSENKSLLTLKTQQDEVVQQLGQQEQGLRAELAERQQAVERLDHLIAERVREEIARAARAARLAARREALATTRARSGRRTSRSDDGPDADAPETAADRSASRVALTPETALVASNFAGNKGRLPWPVGRGFISQRFGRHPHPVLRHVTVENRGIDIQTGAGEPVRACFDGKVLTITSIAGMNTIVMIQHGDYFTVYAKMRTVSVSDGQRVRARDVIGTVAAGSDGTAELQFQVWHNSANLNPESWLGRR, encoded by the coding sequence GTGGCCGGCTTGTTGGTGCTGTGCCTGTGGCTGGGCCAGGCCCTGGGGGCCCCCGCGCAACACCACCCGCGCCGCAAAAAAGCTGCCCCGACGCATTCGGCCAAGAGTCGCCCGGCCCCGGCGCGCCGCCGGAAAACGCGCGTGGCGGTGGGGCCCCCAGCTAAAAGCAAGGCCCAGTTGGAGCGCGAGCGGCGCGCCAACCTGCAAGCTATCCAGGAAAAAAGCCGGGCCCTGGACCAAACCCAGGCCAAGAAAAAGGTGACGTTGGGCCAGCTCAGCGTCATCAAGGAGCAGCTGGTGGTGAAGCAGGACGTCATCCAAAATATTTCGACCCAGCTGCACGGCATCGACACCAATGTGCACCAAACGGCCCAGCAGGTGCTGCAAACCCAGCACAGCCTGGCCGAGCTGAAGGACGAGTACGCCCGGCTGCTGTACACAGCGTCGAAAACGGCCAACGGCTTCAACCAGCTCATGTTTTTGTTCGCCGCCGACTCGTTCAATCAGTTCGTGCTGCGGCTGCGCTACGTGCGCCAATACACCGAGGAGCGGCAGCAGCAGGCGGCGCGCATCCGCGGCACGCAGGTGCGGCTGCACGAGCAGCTCACGGGCCTCACGCAGCAGCAGCGCCGCAAGGGGGCCCTGCTGAACACCCAGCTGTCGGAGAATAAAAGCCTGCTCACCCTCAAAACCCAGCAGGACGAGGTGGTGCAGCAGCTGGGCCAGCAGGAGCAGGGCCTACGCGCCGAGCTGGCCGAGCGCCAGCAGGCCGTGGAGCGCCTCGACCACCTGATTGCCGAGCGCGTGCGCGAGGAAATTGCCCGCGCCGCCCGGGCCGCGCGCCTCGCCGCCCGCCGCGAGGCCCTGGCCACCACCCGCGCCCGCAGCGGCCGCCGCACCTCCCGCAGCGACGACGGCCCCGACGCCGACGCCCCCGAAACCGCCGCCGACCGCAGCGCCAGCCGCGTGGCCCTCACCCCGGAAACCGCCCTGGTGGCGTCCAACTTTGCCGGCAACAAGGGGCGGCTGCCCTGGCCGGTGGGCCGCGGCTTCATCAGCCAGCGCTTTGGGCGGCACCCGCACCCGGTGCTGCGCCACGTGACGGTGGAAAACCGGGGCATCGACATCCAGACCGGGGCCGGCGAGCCGGTGCGGGCCTGCTTCGACGGCAAGGTGCTCACCATCACCAGCATTGCAGGCATGAATACCATCGTTATGATTCAACACGGCGACTACTTCACGGTGTACGCCAAGATGCGCACGGTGAGCGTGAGCGACGGCCAGCGGGTGCGCGCCCGCGACGTCATCGGCACGGTGGCCGCGGGCAGTGACGGCACCGCCGAGCTCCAGTTCCAGGTGTGGCACAACTCGGCCAACCTCAACCCCGAAAGCTGGCTGGGCCGCCGCTAA
- a CDS encoding lipopolysaccharide biosynthesis protein has product MSIAKKLASQTAVYGVSSIVGRVLTYFLVPIYTGAFAAAEYGVVTALYAYVSFLNVVFTYGMETTYFRFANRPGTDRRELYDRSLSLLLLSSVGLTLLLMALARPLLGLLDIGPGYERYFYWMALILGFDAVSAIPFARLRLENQARKFATVKMAGIVVNVALNLFFIVLCPAVASGKWLPALGPLVARVYDPGLGVGYVFLANLVASAATLLLLGRELLDFRFQFSRGPLRPLLKYAYPLMLMGLAGMVNETFDRILLAQWLPTGFYPGKSSLTAVGIYGACYKLSIFMSLVIQAFRYAAEPFFFAQSTEKNSPATFALVLKWFTLCCAVIFVVISLNVEDFGALFLRRREYLQGLAVVPVLLLANLFLGVYYNLSVWFKLTDKTYYGTYIGAGGAVLTIALNFLLIPVLGYMGSAIATLACYFMMALLCWRLGERHFPVPYPVGRLGLWLALAVGLVALGWAVPMASWGPRHAWHVGLSLAFVGALWLGEGRHLRRA; this is encoded by the coding sequence ATGAGCATTGCCAAAAAGCTGGCTTCTCAAACCGCGGTGTACGGCGTGAGCAGCATCGTGGGCCGGGTGCTGACGTACTTCCTGGTGCCAATTTATACGGGCGCGTTTGCGGCGGCCGAATACGGGGTGGTGACGGCGCTGTACGCCTACGTATCGTTTCTGAACGTGGTGTTTACCTACGGCATGGAAACCACGTACTTCCGCTTCGCCAACCGCCCCGGTACCGACCGCCGCGAGCTGTACGACCGCTCCCTGAGCTTGCTGCTGCTGAGCAGCGTCGGGCTCACGCTGCTGCTGATGGCCCTGGCCCGCCCGCTGCTGGGCCTGCTCGACATCGGGCCCGGCTACGAGCGGTACTTCTATTGGATGGCCTTGATTTTGGGCTTCGACGCCGTGTCGGCCATCCCGTTTGCCCGGCTGCGGCTCGAAAACCAGGCCCGCAAGTTTGCCACCGTCAAAATGGCCGGCATTGTGGTAAACGTGGCCCTGAACCTGTTCTTCATTGTGCTGTGCCCCGCTGTGGCCAGCGGCAAGTGGCTGCCCGCGCTGGGGCCCCTGGTGGCCCGCGTGTACGACCCCGGCCTGGGCGTGGGCTACGTGTTTTTGGCCAACCTGGTGGCCAGCGCGGCCACGCTGCTGCTGTTGGGCCGCGAGCTGCTCGACTTCCGGTTTCAATTCAGCCGGGGCCCCCTGCGGCCACTGCTGAAGTACGCCTACCCGCTGATGCTGATGGGGTTGGCCGGCATGGTGAACGAAACGTTTGACCGGATTTTGCTGGCCCAGTGGTTGCCCACGGGCTTCTACCCGGGGAAGAGCAGCCTCACGGCGGTGGGCATCTACGGGGCGTGCTACAAGCTCAGCATCTTCATGTCGCTCGTCATTCAGGCGTTTCGCTACGCGGCCGAGCCGTTCTTCTTCGCCCAAAGCACCGAGAAGAACTCGCCGGCTACGTTCGCGCTGGTGCTCAAGTGGTTTACGCTGTGCTGCGCAGTGATATTCGTGGTTATCAGCCTGAACGTGGAGGACTTCGGGGCCCTGTTTCTGCGGCGCCGCGAGTACCTACAGGGGCTGGCCGTGGTGCCGGTGCTGCTGCTGGCCAACCTGTTTCTGGGCGTGTACTACAACCTGTCGGTGTGGTTCAAGCTGACCGACAAAACCTACTACGGCACCTACATCGGGGCCGGTGGGGCCGTGCTCACCATCGCCCTCAACTTCCTCCTCATTCCGGTGCTGGGCTACATGGGCTCGGCCATCGCCACGCTGGCCTGCTACTTCATGATGGCCTTGCTGTGCTGGCGGCTGGGCGAGCGGCACTTTCCGGTGCCGTACCCGGTGGGCCGGCTGGGCCTGTGGCTGGCGCTGGCCGTGGGGCTGGTAGCGCTGGGCTGGGCGGTGCCGATGGCTTCGTGGGGCCCCCGCCACGCCTGGCACGTGGGGTTGTCGCTGGCCTTCGTGGGGGCCCTGTGGCTGGGCGAAGGCCGCCACTTGCGGCGCGCCTAG
- a CDS encoding DUF4292 domain-containing protein: MNKSVLLLALGLGAGACHRAVPTTKGTAPGASTSTTVRPSKEAAVKAVDFDSPYLTAKGKVQATIKGDEKSATINIRMRRDSAIWISAGLLGFEGVRALLTPDSVRVVNRLDKTYFAGGYDYLTKLLNVPVSFAQAQALLLGNYQAAPAGAALTLGTGPSGGQRVAYPLNGVIVEQIIQAASGRVEKLTLTETGSNRSLAADYADFQAVDGAKVPFAHSLLIDAKQGAVGTKASLKYSKVSAGAAGLSFPFDIPKGFQRVKGNK, translated from the coding sequence ATGAATAAATCCGTTTTGCTGCTGGCCCTTGGGCTGGGGGCTGGCGCGTGCCACCGCGCCGTGCCCACCACGAAAGGCACGGCCCCGGGCGCGTCGACCTCGACCACCGTGCGCCCCAGCAAAGAGGCCGCGGTGAAAGCTGTCGATTTCGACTCGCCCTACCTCACGGCCAAGGGCAAAGTGCAGGCCACCATTAAGGGCGATGAAAAGTCGGCCACCATCAACATTCGGATGCGGCGCGACAGCGCCATCTGGATTTCGGCGGGGCTGTTGGGCTTTGAAGGCGTGCGGGCCCTGCTTACCCCCGACTCGGTGCGGGTAGTCAACCGGCTGGACAAAACCTACTTCGCCGGTGGCTACGACTACCTGACCAAACTGCTGAACGTGCCGGTGAGCTTCGCCCAGGCCCAGGCCCTGCTGCTGGGCAACTACCAGGCGGCCCCGGCCGGCGCGGCCCTCACCTTGGGTACGGGCCCCAGCGGCGGCCAGCGCGTGGCCTACCCGCTCAACGGCGTGATTGTGGAGCAGATAATTCAGGCCGCTTCGGGCCGGGTGGAAAAGCTTACGCTGACCGAAACTGGCTCCAACCGTAGCCTCGCAGCCGACTACGCCGATTTCCAGGCTGTAGACGGGGCCAAAGTACCCTTTGCCCACAGCCTGCTGATAGACGCCAAGCAGGGCGCCGTGGGCACAAAGGCCAGCCTGAAGTACAGCAAGGTGAGCGCTGGTGCGGCCGGGCTGAGCTTTCCCTTTGACATCCCGAAGGGCTTCCAGCGGGTGAAAGGCAACAAATAG